The window GACAAGTTGACTTTGTAATTTACTCTCAAGCTGCACTGCCGAGATCTGGCTCCAGGCGGCCATCTTGCTTCCCTGCACTGGATGGAGCAGAATAATGTTCTTGCAGGAATGATACGTAACTCCCAAAATAATGATGTCCCAACTTGGATCGGTTTGAGTGACATCCACAAGGTAATGTTGCTCCTGTTATTGCATCATATTATTAAGGTGAGAAAGTTACATATTTTACATGATCTGATTTTACTTCCACAGGAGGGGACTTTCCTATGGAATGATGGATCTGCATCAGATTTTATGTTTTGGGCTGAAGATGAACCCAGTCATAAAAATCCAAAGGAGAAGTGTGTGCACGCTTTCTTAAGTAAGTCAATGCATTGCAGTGTGATAGAAAGGTTGACCTTCAGGAAAATGTTTCCTGGAAAACAGTTCATTGGATTAGATTTTGACAGGGCTCTACTTTTGCTGCTTGACAGTCACTTTGTAAGTAAAACTGTTAAAAGGAGGAGAGTAAGGGGTCCTGAGATTTGGAGAACAGAGCATCCCCCGGGAGTAACATTAAAGTTTTCTCCTTCTGCTCAAATGCCTGCCTCTGTGGGTTCCACAGTGACATGGTTACACTAACACCAGCCTTGGAACTGGTGCACATTTAATGAACTGATTCTGACACATACCAGGCTGCAGCCGTGCTCCCAGTGAGCAGTACACAACATTCTGAGGAACAGTATCAatcatcccagatccagccctcacTTTACTAATGTaccacacacacccctccccatcTTGACAGGATTTGACTCCCTGATTCAAAACTAATTAATCCAGATAGATTATTCTAAACTGAAATCCCACTGACCATTCCTATTACCTGAAGTCTTTGGCACCGTCCTTGAGACTGTTTAACTCTGTTATGAATCTTTGCTGTCCACACACACAGGAGAATTCAGTCCAGAGTAAAATTAGAAAGTCTCCCAGGCTATTTACAAACTCTACACCTTGACGGCTTTTATTCCTACCTATCCTGATCTGTCTGGTTTACTCTGTCTATCTACAATGAGATAGACTCAATTGTCCTTTATTAATGAAAAGCACACTACAAGTCGAAGTATGAATAGGATTACTTCACAAGCTTACtcttgtgctgaaaaatgtgttgctggaaaagcgcagcaggtcaggcagcatccgaggagcaggaaaatcaatgttttgggcataaccttGTGGCTTATTGCCAAAAGGTGACCACACCTCCCGTGCACTCtggaataattccacagaggctggtatccccatcaccaagtcacctatTATTTCCAGCTGGAGAGACCTTAatattgatccagctccctcaaagtcagctctcagagtaTACAGgacatctgacactcctgttcttacctgtcagccagggctccctgcttgATCCAAGAGCATGGAACAGAAAACAGTGCAGCAcaatacaggctcttcagccctcaatgttgtgccagccctttgtcctactctaagatcagactaaccttcattgtactatcttctctgttgagagtgtagtgttggaaaagcacagcaggtcgggcagcatccgagagcaggagaACTGACTCAAAGCCCTTTGAGTCACTTAattatccctaatgtatctgactctactaccaccactggcagtgcattccacacactcaccactctctgtggaaagaacctacctctgagatCTGTCCTCCAATTAcctgaaaattatgccccctcatgatagacatttccaccatgggaaaatgtctctggctatccactttatctgtgcctctcaatatcttgtacaccCCTGttatgtcacctctcatccttcttcattccaatgagaaaagccctggttccctcaacctttcttcataagacatgccctccagtccaggcagcatcctggtaaatcatctctgcaccctttcaaaagcttccacatctttcctataatgaggtgaacagaactgaacacagctttccaagtgtggtctaaccagagttcattagaactgcaacataacctcacagctcttcaATTCAATCTTTCTgtgaatgaaagccaacacaccatacgccttcttaacaaacctatcaacttcgatggtaactttgagggatctatggacatggaccctaagatccctctgttcctccacactaccaagaatcctgcctttaaccctgtgatctgcaatcaaattcaaccttccaaaataaatcacttcacacttttccagttcgaactccatctgctacttctcagcccagttctgcatcgtGTCAAcatcccgttgcaacctacaacacccCTTcgcactatccaccactccatcaACAGTTGTGTCATGGgaaaattactaacccacccttccacttcctcatccaagtcatttataaaaatcacaaaggtctaaggacagatccctgcagaacaccactggtcaccgagctccaggctgaatactttccatctaccaccacactctgtcttctatgggccagcccttctatatccagacagccaggttttcctgtatcccatgcctccttactttctgaatgagcctaccatggggagctttatcaaatgccttgctaaaatccatgtacagcacacacactgctgtaccttcatcaatgtgttttgttacatcctcaaagaattcagtaaggtttatgaggcatgacctgcccttcacaaagccacgctgactaattccaatcaaactatggttttccaagtaaccataaatcctgtctctcagaatcctctccaatactttgcccatcgctgatgtaagactgactgttctgtaattcccagggttctccctattccctttcttgaacaagggaatgcCATTTTTgagcctccaatcatctggtacaacagtggacagtaaggaagcaaagatcatcgctaaaggtgcagcaatctcttccctcgcttgtTATAGAAACCCAGAGTATATcttgtctggcccaggggatttatctattcttatgtttttcaaaattttcagcacatcctccttcctaatatcAACCTATTCTaccatatcagtctgtttcatgctatcctcagaaacatcaaggtccctctcagtagtgaatactgaagccaaTGATTCATTTAGGACCTCCTCTACTTCTTCtgactccaggtgcaagttcctTCCATattcctcactctggccatcctcttattcctcacataagtgtagattGCCTaatggttttccttaatcctacccattaAAGCTTTTTCTTGCCCTCTTCTCGCTCTCCTAACTCCAtcattcagttccttcctggttaccgtgtaaccctgtctgatccttgcctcctcaaccttaagtaagcttccttcttcctcctgactagatgttccacatcccttgtcacccaaggttccttcaccctagcatcccttccttgcctcagtgggacaaaccctGTCCAG of the Chiloscyllium plagiosum isolate BGI_BamShark_2017 chromosome 23, ASM401019v2, whole genome shotgun sequence genome contains:
- the LOC122561774 gene encoding lectin-like — translated: MKLHCRDLAPGGHLASLHWMEQNNVLAGMIRNSQNNDVPTWIGLSDIHKEGTFLWNDGSASDFMFWAEDEPSHKNPKEKCVHAFLNNSLYWNDASCNLKLTFLCSYKLVRPSCH